CGAGATCTCCTGGTCCAAGCGGCGTTGTGCCGGTGTCCTCGATCACTTTGCCTGTCCCTTCGAAAATCATATAGAAGTGGACGGCGCCACCGGGATTGGTCGGGGTGCCTTCGTGTTTGTGCCGAGGTGAAAAACCGTTGGGTGCGTAGCGCATCAATCCGGCCTGCATGTCCCACGCACCGGAAAGACCTGTTTCCTTATTGACCCAGAAACTGCGTATTCGCGTCTTCCCGGCAGAGATCAGCGATTGCAACCTGTCTTCGTCAAAGTAGTAGCTGCTTGGCGATGTGTTGGAGGGCTTCGCGGCCTGTTTGGGTACATGGAGATGCAACAGACTGAGCGGATGCGCACCCGCCGAAACCGTGGCCTTCTCTTGCGGCTCCAGGTACAGTCCGGTTCCCTTTTTCGCGCTGTGGTTCTGCCCTTTGAATGAGAACTGGCCTCCCTCGCCTTCGAGGACATACAGCAGATGACTTCGGCTTTCCGAATTGAATTCCTGCGACTTGCCGGGGGCGATATCGTGAATCGCCGCGCGCAGCTCCTTCGCTCTATCGTCCGAAGTGACGATCTGGCGAACCGTCCCCGCCGGGCTGGGTTCTCTCCGGCGGTTATTTGTGTCTATTACCGTGATGCTCATCTCTATTCCTCCGGTCTCATTCCAATGTCCAGTCGATCAGTGGGGCCGGTACGCGGTGCGCGCAACTTCGGCGAACGGAGCGGGCGCCGTTTTCGCGCGAATCTCGATCTGCGCATGGCGCTCAACCGTCGGTTTGGTGGATCCTCCATCCTCTTCGCCCCACACCAGCGTGAGTTCGCTGCCGGGCTCGCTGTGCTCGACATTGACCATTGCCAGCGAAATCATCGCTCGCTCATTGTATGTATAGCCGGTGTAAGTCGACAGGCCGACAATTTTGCCACCCTTCAAGACCTTGTCATACGGCAGCGTCGAATAATTCGCGAGGGGCAAATCGACGTACTTCGTAATGTCGGATCCCGGCTGACACATCGAACGGAACCCGCGAGCCAGATCATCACCGTTCCATACCAGCGTGACCTTCTTGCGGCTTGGATTCCCGGCGATCTTTTCGAGCGCCGGACGCCCGACGAAGTCGTGGTCGAATTTAACGAATGGTCCGTATCCCAGGTCGTAAGGCGTGAGGTAATAGTCTGCGATGTTGTCGGAATAAAAGCTCCCCCCGAGCGAAGCCATCGCTTCATAGCTCTGGCCGGTGAGCCATTGCCGGTACGGCTTCATTTTTTCACCGGTATAGATCGCGGGCATCGGAGAGGGAATCCAGCCGGATTCGAGACAACTGGTCGGATATGTCCTCGCGCCCACCTGGCGGATGCCGTATTCCAGGCCGGCTTCGACGATAGCATTCCGCACTTCATCGGCATATTCCCAGGGGCCGAAGAGCTCCCAGCCCGGCTGTCCCACCATTCCGTGACGCAAGGCATGGACGTCCCGCCCTGCAATTTTGAAAACATCCATGTTGAAGAACTTGATGTCCGGTGCGGCCTTGCCGGTCACCTTCTCCATCGTCTTTACGGCGTTCGGACCTTGAACCTGAAAACGGAAAACCTTGCGGCGGCCTTGATTGACGGCGGATCTTTCATCCCGTTCGACCTTGGCGTTGTACTTTCCCGCTCCCACGTTGTACTGGACCCAGCTGGCAGCCGGCGGCCGGCCGACCAGGTTGAACTTGTTTTCGCCAAGGTAAAAGAGGATGGCGTCGCCGATAACGAATCCGTCGTGATTGCAGGCGACAAACTGCTTCGCCTGGTTGACTCTGAAATTCTTGAAAGTGTTGACGCCGAGATCCGAAAACACTTTGAGAGCGTCCGGTCCCTCGACATAGAGATCCGTCATGTGATGCGACTGATCGAAGAGAGCGCAGGTCTCGCGCCAGGAGCGCTGCTCATCTCGCCAATTGGTAAATTCCGAACGCACGACCGGAAAGGCATATGGACCGATCTGCGAATTTCGCAGCATGTGAACCGGATTCCCCGCCGCGTGTAACGCGTCCTCCAGGGTTTTGTAACTCATAAGTGCTCCGTGCCGTTAAATGTTAGCCCGCGTTCAGGAGCGTATTCAGCCCATCCTGAGAAAGCAACAGGAACTTGATACAATCCCGCCCGTGAAGACCGAAGAGAAAGCAGCCGGGTCGTGGCTTGCAGCCGTCGGGCTGAATCTTTCGGAATGGTTTGAGCGGTGGTTTCCGGATGCATTCGCGCTGGCAATTGTCGCTGTGATCATCGTGTTTCTGGCTTGCGTGGGCATCGGCAATTCTCCGGTCCAGACGGCGCAGTGGTTCGGCGCCGGGTTCTGGGACCTCGTGACATTCACGATGCAGATGACGATGATCATCATCAGCGGCTATGCGCTCGCGACGGCGCCGCCCGTTTATGCGGTGATTCTTCGAATCGCCCGTATTCCGGCGAACGGCAGAAGTGCCGCGGCGTTTGTCGGACTATTTTCGATGCTGGCATCGCTGCCGTCCTGGAGCTTCAGCCTCATTTTCAGCGGTTTGCTGGCGCGCGAAGTGGCGTATCGCGTTCGCGGCGCGGACTATCGCGCGATCGGAGCCGCCGGTTACCTTGGCGTCGGCAGCGTCTGGGCGCTGGGGCTATCATCCTCGGCGGCGCTGATCATGGCTGCTCCCTCATCGCTTCCCCAATCCATTCTGCAAATCAGCGGCGTCATCCCACTGTCGCAAACTCTTGGTTTATGGCAAAGCATCGCCATTGCTTGTGTTTTGATTGCGGTGTCGATGACGATTGCGTTTTACTCTCATCCCTCCCACGGCCGGGCGCGGGACATGGAAGCGATGGGAGTCCGATATGAACGCGTGATGCCGCCGGCCGGCAAGGCGGAAAGGCCCGGCGAGCTGCTGGAATACAGCCCGGTCCTGACGTTAGTGATCGGCTTTTTCGGCATCGCCTACATGGTTCGAGAGGTCGGCGACAAAGGCTTCAGCGTTATCCTCGAGCTCAATCACTACATCTTTCTGTTTCTGATCGCCGGCCTTCTGCTTCACTGGCGGCCGCGGTTTTTCGTAGACGCCGTGACAGCGGCCGTGCCTTCAGTGGCCGGGGTGCTGATCCAATATCCGTTGTATGGCGGAATCGTGAAGATGATGACCGAGTCCGGACTGGCGAAACGGCTCGCTCACTTTTTCGTAGCCGTATCCACGCAACATACCTTTCCCGTGCTCGTGGGCATCTATTCGGCATTTCTCGGCTTGTTTGTGCCCTCGGCGGGCGGAAAATGGCTGATCGAAGCGCCATATATATTGGATGCGG
This Terriglobia bacterium DNA region includes the following protein-coding sequences:
- a CDS encoding TIGR00366 family protein yields the protein MLARVQERIQPILRKQQELDTIPPVKTEEKAAGSWLAAVGLNLSEWFERWFPDAFALAIVAVIIVFLACVGIGNSPVQTAQWFGAGFWDLVTFTMQMTMIIISGYALATAPPVYAVILRIARIPANGRSAAAFVGLFSMLASLPSWSFSLIFSGLLAREVAYRVRGADYRAIGAAGYLGVGSVWALGLSSSAALIMAAPSSLPQSILQISGVIPLSQTLGLWQSIAIACVLIAVSMTIAFYSHPSHGRARDMEAMGVRYERVMPPAGKAERPGELLEYSPVLTLVIGFFGIAYMVREVGDKGFSVILELNHYIFLFLIAGLLLHWRPRFFVDAVTAAVPSVAGVLIQYPLYGGIVKMMTESGLAKRLAHFFVAVSTQHTFPVLVGIYSAFLGLFVPSAGGKWLIEAPYILDAAKSLHVHPGWTVQTYNATEALANLIHPFWMLPLLGILGLKARDIVGYSMLQFAVHVPLVLALVWLLNYTLR
- a CDS encoding cupin domain-containing protein, coding for MSITVIDTNNRRREPSPAGTVRQIVTSDDRAKELRAAIHDIAPGKSQEFNSESRSHLLYVLEGEGGQFSFKGQNHSAKKGTGLYLEPQEKATVSAGAHPLSLLHLHVPKQAAKPSNTSPSSYYFDEDRLQSLISAGKTRIRSFWVNKETGLSGAWDMQAGLMRYAPNGFSPRHKHEGTPTNPGGAVHFYMIFEGTGKVIEDTGTTPLGPGDLVLIPAGEWHQLVADKTGLRYMEFQGPFDFSSTMDNDPEGKDWFINGSDDGTGKPVKWVQS
- a CDS encoding aminomethyl transferase family protein, with protein sequence MSYKTLEDALHAAGNPVHMLRNSQIGPYAFPVVRSEFTNWRDEQRSWRETCALFDQSHHMTDLYVEGPDALKVFSDLGVNTFKNFRVNQAKQFVACNHDGFVIGDAILFYLGENKFNLVGRPPAASWVQYNVGAGKYNAKVERDERSAVNQGRRKVFRFQVQGPNAVKTMEKVTGKAAPDIKFFNMDVFKIAGRDVHALRHGMVGQPGWELFGPWEYADEVRNAIVEAGLEYGIRQVGARTYPTSCLESGWIPSPMPAIYTGEKMKPYRQWLTGQSYEAMASLGGSFYSDNIADYYLTPYDLGYGPFVKFDHDFVGRPALEKIAGNPSRKKVTLVWNGDDLARGFRSMCQPGSDITKYVDLPLANYSTLPYDKVLKGGKIVGLSTYTGYTYNERAMISLAMVNVEHSEPGSELTLVWGEEDGGSTKPTVERHAQIEIRAKTAPAPFAEVARTAYRPH